The following are encoded together in the Pseudomonas maumuensis genome:
- the ppk2 gene encoding polyphosphate kinase 2, whose protein sequence is MAKGKRKVEGDEKLGRKTYEAELRRLHVELVKLQQWVVEKGLKVCIVFEGRDGAGKGGTIKAITERVSPRVFRVVALPAPTEREKTQMYAQRYLTHLPAAGEVVIFDRSWYNRAGVERVMGFCSDEQAHKFLSVVPMFERMMVESGIILIKYWLEVSAEEQTRRLQDRISDGRKLWKLSPMDVKSYNRWDDYTRARDDMFAASDSSWAPWYMARSEDKRKARLNIISHLLQQIPYKNLSPEHKVSLPKRGKIGKYKAQPYPFKMVAQRF, encoded by the coding sequence ATGGCCAAGGGCAAGCGCAAGGTTGAGGGCGACGAGAAACTCGGACGCAAGACCTACGAGGCGGAACTCAGGCGGCTGCACGTGGAGCTGGTCAAGCTTCAGCAATGGGTGGTGGAGAAGGGCCTGAAAGTATGCATCGTCTTCGAAGGCCGGGATGGCGCGGGCAAGGGCGGCACCATCAAGGCCATCACCGAGCGCGTCAGCCCACGGGTGTTCCGCGTGGTGGCGCTGCCGGCGCCGACCGAGCGCGAGAAGACCCAGATGTACGCCCAGCGCTACCTGACCCACCTGCCGGCGGCGGGCGAGGTGGTGATCTTCGATCGCAGCTGGTACAACCGCGCCGGGGTGGAGCGGGTGATGGGCTTCTGCAGCGACGAGCAGGCCCACAAGTTCCTCAGCGTGGTGCCGATGTTCGAGCGGATGATGGTCGAGTCGGGGATCATCCTCATCAAGTATTGGCTCGAGGTCAGTGCCGAGGAGCAGACCCGTCGCCTGCAGGACCGCATCAGTGACGGGCGCAAGTTGTGGAAGCTGTCGCCGATGGACGTCAAGTCCTACAACCGCTGGGACGACTACACCCGCGCCCGCGACGACATGTTCGCCGCCTCCGACTCCTCCTGGGCACCCTGGTACATGGCGCGCTCGGAGGACAAACGCAAGGCGCGGCTGAACATCATCAGCCACCTGTTGCAGCAGATCCCGTACAAGAACCTCAGTCCAGAGCACAAGGTGTCGCTACCCAAGCGCGGCAAGATCGGCAAGTACAAGGCACAGCCTTATCCTTTCAAGATGGTGGCGCAGCGGTTCTGA
- a CDS encoding HlyD family secretion protein, giving the protein MTQETPTTTTTAIAETPEGSAPPSEPTSPARTRRVRLLSSLSFAAVALAGILLVLYAWRLPPFSSAIESTENALVRGQVTIIGPQLGGYIVEVPVHDFQFVKQGDLLVRLDDRIYTQRLAQAVAQLKQQQAALANNLQQRNSAEATIAQRQAAIADAAAQADKARADLQRNQALVSDGSVSRRELDLSRASQAAAVASLAQARAALEIARQDRETVIVNRAALEASVENAKAAVELARIDLDNTRVKAPRDGQLGQIGTRLGAYVNPGAQLMALVPDTLWVIANLKETQMANVRIGQPATFTVDALNHLKLHGHVQQISPATGSEFALLQADNATGNFVKIAQRIPVRITVDGDQPEARHLRPGMSVVVSIDTRKAQ; this is encoded by the coding sequence ATGACCCAGGAAACGCCAACGACCACCACCACCGCCATCGCCGAAACTCCGGAAGGCAGCGCGCCCCCGAGCGAGCCGACCAGCCCGGCGCGTACCCGGCGGGTACGCCTGCTGTCGTCGCTGAGCTTCGCCGCCGTGGCCCTGGCCGGCATCCTGCTGGTGCTCTACGCCTGGCGCCTGCCGCCGTTCAGCAGCGCCATCGAAAGCACCGAGAACGCGCTGGTGCGCGGCCAGGTGACGATCATCGGCCCTCAGCTGGGCGGCTACATCGTCGAGGTGCCGGTGCATGACTTCCAGTTCGTCAAACAGGGCGACCTGCTGGTGCGCCTGGACGACCGCATCTACACCCAGCGCCTTGCCCAGGCCGTTGCCCAGCTCAAGCAGCAACAGGCGGCGCTGGCCAACAACCTGCAGCAGCGCAACAGCGCCGAGGCCACCATTGCCCAGCGCCAGGCCGCGATCGCCGACGCCGCCGCCCAGGCCGACAAGGCCCGCGCCGACCTGCAACGTAACCAGGCGCTGGTAAGCGACGGCTCGGTGTCGCGCCGCGAACTGGACCTGAGTCGCGCCAGCCAGGCCGCCGCCGTCGCCAGCCTGGCCCAGGCCAGGGCCGCACTGGAAATCGCCCGCCAGGACCGCGAGACGGTGATCGTCAACCGCGCCGCGCTGGAGGCCTCGGTAGAAAACGCCAAGGCCGCGGTGGAACTGGCTCGCATCGACCTGGACAACACTCGGGTCAAGGCCCCGCGCGACGGCCAGCTGGGGCAGATCGGCACCCGCCTGGGCGCCTACGTCAACCCCGGCGCGCAGTTGATGGCGCTGGTGCCGGATACCCTGTGGGTGATCGCCAACCTGAAGGAAACGCAGATGGCCAACGTGCGCATCGGCCAACCCGCCACCTTCACCGTCGATGCCCTCAACCATCTGAAGCTGCACGGCCACGTGCAGCAGATCTCTCCGGCCACCGGTTCTGAGTTCGCCCTGCTGCAGGCCGACAACGCCACTGGCAACTTCGTCAAGATCGCCCAGCGCATTCCGGTGCGGATCACCGTCGATGGCGATCAGCCCGAAGCCAGGCACCTGCGGCCAGGAATGTCGGTGGTGGTGAGCATCGATACCCGCAAGGCGCAGTAA
- a CDS encoding MFS transporter has translation MDKYAPRQWLPHEKPSLPGSPSTPLHAPAKRLAFGVVGLLVAITGGLGNALVVANLPFLQGALGATSAEMAWLPAAYVMTNVSMNLLLVKFRQEFGLRAFTEVFLVLYALVTLAHLFVNDLNSAIAVRAAHGMVGAALSSLGLYYMIQAFPAQWRLKAMVLGLGASQLAVPLARVFSEDLLQIAEWRGLYLFELGLALTALGCVLLLKLPPGDRFKTFEPLDFLTFTLMASGTALLCAALSLGRIDWWLDAPWIGVALAGAIALILSGLAIEHNRSNPLLMTRWLGSGAIIRLALCVILIRMVISEQSTGAVGFLQALNMGNEQMRALYAVMLLGAITGLATSALTINPTHLVLPLFISLAAMATGAFMDSGSSNLTRPAQMYLSQFLLAFGSTFFVGPSMALGISHVRANPRNLVSFSVLFGICNNLGGLIGSALLGTFQTVREKFHSSQLMDRLGALDPLVSARVQGGGAGYAGVLADPALRNEAGMRLLANAATREANVLAYNDVFMLIGAIAILTMIWIFIRSLYLRYTHSTSGASNR, from the coding sequence ATGGACAAGTACGCCCCCCGCCAGTGGCTGCCACACGAAAAGCCCAGCCTGCCCGGTTCGCCCTCGACGCCGCTGCACGCCCCGGCCAAGCGCCTGGCCTTCGGCGTAGTCGGCCTGCTGGTGGCAATCACCGGCGGCCTGGGCAACGCCCTGGTGGTGGCCAACCTGCCATTTCTGCAGGGCGCCCTCGGTGCCACCAGCGCGGAGATGGCCTGGCTGCCGGCGGCCTACGTGATGACCAACGTGTCGATGAACCTGCTGCTGGTGAAGTTTCGCCAGGAGTTCGGCCTGCGCGCCTTCACCGAAGTGTTCCTGGTGCTCTACGCGCTGGTCACCCTCGCCCACCTGTTCGTCAACGACCTCAACTCGGCCATCGCCGTGCGCGCCGCCCATGGCATGGTCGGCGCCGCGCTGAGTTCTCTGGGCCTGTACTACATGATCCAGGCTTTCCCCGCACAATGGCGGCTCAAGGCGATGGTCCTTGGACTGGGCGCCTCGCAGTTGGCCGTACCCTTGGCCCGGGTGTTTTCCGAAGACCTGCTGCAGATCGCCGAATGGCGCGGGCTGTATCTGTTCGAGCTGGGCCTGGCCCTGACCGCGCTGGGCTGCGTGCTGTTGCTCAAGCTACCGCCCGGCGACCGTTTCAAAACCTTCGAGCCACTGGATTTCCTCACCTTCACCCTGATGGCCAGCGGCACTGCCCTGCTCTGCGCGGCGCTGTCGCTGGGGCGCATAGACTGGTGGCTGGACGCGCCGTGGATCGGCGTCGCCCTGGCCGGCGCCATTGCCCTGATCCTCTCGGGCCTGGCCATCGAGCACAACCGCAGCAACCCTTTGCTGATGACCCGGTGGCTGGGCAGCGGCGCGATCATTCGCCTGGCACTGTGCGTGATCCTGATCCGCATGGTGATTTCCGAGCAGTCCACCGGCGCGGTGGGCTTCCTCCAGGCGCTGAACATGGGCAACGAGCAGATGCGCGCGCTGTACGCGGTGATGCTGCTGGGCGCGATCACTGGCCTTGCCACCAGCGCGTTGACCATCAACCCCACGCACCTGGTACTGCCGCTGTTCATCTCCCTGGCCGCGATGGCCACCGGCGCGTTCATGGACAGTGGCTCGAGCAACCTGACCCGCCCCGCGCAGATGTACCTGAGCCAGTTCCTGCTGGCCTTCGGCAGCACCTTCTTCGTCGGCCCGTCGATGGCGCTGGGCATCAGCCATGTGCGCGCCAACCCGCGCAACCTGGTGAGCTTCTCGGTGCTGTTCGGTATCTGCAACAACCTCGGCGGGCTGATCGGCTCGGCGCTGCTGGGCACCTTCCAGACGGTGCGGGAGAAATTCCACTCCAGCCAGCTGATGGACCGCCTGGGTGCCCTGGACCCCCTGGTCAGCGCCCGGGTCCAGGGAGGCGGCGCCGGTTATGCCGGGGTGCTGGCCGACCCTGCGCTGCGCAACGAAGCCGGCATGCGCCTGCTGGCCAACGCCGCGACCCGCGAGGCCAATGTGCTGGCCTACAACGATGTGTTCATGCTGATCGGCGCCATCGCTATCCTGACCATGATCTGGATCTTCATCCGCAGCCTGTACCTGCGCTATACCCACTCCACCAGCGGTGCCTCCAACCGATGA
- a CDS encoding GNAT family N-acetyltransferase, translating to MLVRPTRIEDAPLLPALERSAAQAFRQLPHLAWLADSEVMNEAEHLAFVSEGCSWVAVDDQDQALGFLCASIADDALHIHELSVRQEAQGHGLGRGLLDQARDTARLKGLAWLTLTTFDDVPWNAPFYARYGFKPIPAARLDARLRAILASELAHGLEHRCAMRLPIDA from the coding sequence ATGCTTGTCCGCCCCACCCGCATCGAGGATGCCCCCTTGCTCCCGGCCCTGGAACGCTCCGCCGCCCAGGCTTTCCGGCAATTGCCGCACCTCGCCTGGCTGGCCGACAGCGAGGTGATGAATGAAGCCGAACACCTGGCATTCGTGAGCGAAGGTTGCAGCTGGGTCGCCGTGGATGACCAGGACCAGGCACTGGGTTTTCTCTGCGCCAGCATCGCCGACGACGCCTTGCATATCCATGAGCTGTCCGTGCGGCAAGAGGCCCAGGGCCACGGCCTGGGCCGGGGCCTGCTGGACCAGGCACGGGATACCGCTCGCCTCAAGGGCCTGGCCTGGCTGACCCTGACCACCTTCGACGATGTCCCCTGGAATGCCCCGTTCTATGCGCGCTACGGCTTCAAGCCCATCCCTGCGGCACGCTTGGACGCCCGCCTGCGCGCTATCCTCGCCAGCGAGCTGGCCCACGGCCTGGAGCACCGTTGCGCCATGCGCCTGCCGATCGACGCCTGA
- a CDS encoding carbonate dehydratase, translating to MIRRNPSGHLPQIAESAYIDHTAIICGKVIIHDNVFVGPYAVIRADEVDASGDMQPIVIGANSNIQDGVVIHSKSGAAVRIGQYSSIAHRSIVHGPCEVGDRVFIGFNSVLFNCKVGDGSVVRHNSVVDGRDLPPRFYVPPTEHIGPHTDLERYPPVSVSASEFSEDVARTNIDLVQGYKALQNEF from the coding sequence GTGATCCGCAGAAACCCCTCCGGCCATCTCCCGCAAATCGCCGAATCGGCCTATATCGACCACACCGCCATCATCTGCGGCAAGGTGATCATCCACGACAACGTGTTCGTCGGCCCTTATGCGGTAATCCGCGCCGACGAGGTGGACGCCAGCGGCGACATGCAGCCAATCGTCATCGGCGCCAATTCCAATATCCAGGATGGCGTGGTGATCCATTCCAAATCCGGCGCGGCGGTGCGCATCGGCCAGTACAGCTCGATCGCCCATCGCTCCATCGTCCATGGCCCGTGCGAAGTCGGCGACCGGGTGTTCATCGGCTTCAACAGCGTGCTGTTCAATTGCAAGGTCGGTGATGGCAGCGTGGTGCGGCACAACTCGGTGGTCGACGGTCGCGACTTGCCGCCGCGCTTCTACGTGCCGCCTACCGAGCACATCGGCCCGCATACCGACCTGGAGCGCTACCCGCCGGTCAGCGTGTCGGCCTCGGAGTTCTCCGAGGACGTGGCGCGCACCAATATCGACCTGGTCCAGGGCTACAAGGCCTTGCAGAACGAGTTCTGA
- a CDS encoding dihydroorotase yields MDTLLVRNARLVNEGREFEADLLVRHGRIERIAGSLDNARAALEIDAKGAWLLPGMIDDQVHFREPGAPHKGSIASESRAAVAGGITSYMDMPNTNPPTLTLEALADKKRRAAAGSRANYGFHFGVSRDNLDTIAALDPREVAGIKVFMGASTGDMLVDDPQVLEKLFVYAPTIVLAHCEHTPSILENEGWWRARHGEFIPPAAHPLIRDADACYRSSSLAVQLARRFGTRLHVLHLTTVRELALFTPGPVSGKHITAEVCLHHLLFDDSDYASLGHLIKCNPAIKTGTDRDALRNALARDRIDVIGTDHAPHTLEEKRRVYTRAPSGLPLVQHALPAALELVSEGVLSMAQVVTKTSHAVAELFAIRERGFLREGYWADFAIVERLARPRAVADDPILARCGWTPFQQRAFHHVVRSTVVSGQLAWHQGQVRDPCQGLPLMFDR; encoded by the coding sequence ATGGACACGCTATTGGTGCGCAATGCGCGGCTGGTCAACGAGGGGCGTGAATTCGAAGCCGACCTGCTGGTGCGCCATGGGCGCATCGAACGGATAGCCGGCAGCCTAGACAACGCCCGCGCGGCACTGGAGATCGATGCCAAGGGCGCCTGGCTGCTGCCGGGGATGATCGACGACCAAGTGCATTTTCGCGAGCCGGGGGCGCCGCACAAGGGCAGCATTGCCAGCGAGTCGCGGGCGGCGGTGGCCGGGGGCATCACCAGCTACATGGACATGCCCAACACCAACCCGCCGACGTTGACCCTGGAGGCGCTGGCCGACAAGAAGCGCCGGGCGGCGGCGGGTTCACGGGCCAACTATGGCTTTCACTTCGGCGTTAGCCGCGACAACCTCGACACCATTGCCGCCCTGGACCCTCGCGAAGTGGCCGGGATCAAGGTGTTCATGGGCGCGTCCACCGGCGACATGCTGGTGGACGATCCGCAGGTGCTGGAAAAGCTCTTCGTCTATGCGCCGACCATCGTCCTGGCCCATTGCGAGCACACCCCGAGCATCCTCGAGAACGAGGGCTGGTGGCGGGCGCGCCACGGCGAGTTCATCCCCCCGGCCGCGCACCCGCTGATCCGCGATGCCGATGCCTGCTACCGCTCCTCGAGCCTGGCGGTGCAGTTGGCCCGGCGCTTCGGCACGCGCTTGCATGTGCTGCACCTGACCACGGTGCGCGAGCTGGCGTTGTTCACGCCTGGCCCGGTGAGCGGCAAGCACATCACCGCCGAGGTGTGCCTGCACCACTTGCTGTTCGACGACAGCGATTACGCCAGCCTCGGTCATCTGATCAAGTGCAACCCGGCGATCAAGACCGGCACCGACCGCGACGCCTTGCGCAATGCCCTGGCCCGCGACCGTATCGATGTGATCGGCACCGACCATGCGCCGCACACCCTGGAGGAGAAGCGCCGCGTGTATACCCGTGCGCCGTCTGGCCTGCCGCTGGTGCAGCATGCCTTGCCGGCGGCGCTGGAACTGGTCAGCGAAGGGGTGCTGAGCATGGCCCAGGTGGTGACCAAGACCAGCCACGCGGTGGCCGAGCTGTTCGCCATCCGCGAGCGCGGTTTCCTGCGCGAGGGGTACTGGGCGGACTTCGCCATCGTCGAGCGCTTGGCCAGGCCACGGGCGGTGGCGGACGACCCGATCCTGGCGCGCTGCGGCTGGACGCCGTTCCAGCAGCGCGCCTTCCACCATGTGGTGCGTAGCACCGTGGTCTCGGGGCAACTGGCCTGGCACCAGGGCCAGGTGCGCGACCCGTGCCAGGGGTTGCCGCTGATGTTCGACCGTTGA
- the dksA gene encoding RNA polymerase-binding protein DksA produces the protein MTEEQLLQQPAAAYMNEPQRQFFRNLLLAQRGELQTRIEQEFRALREQEIHSDPADIGSAEEERHWQLRSLEREKKLLDKIDQALERLARGDYGWCEETGEPIGLRRLLLRPTATLCVEAKERQELRERHVRDSV, from the coding sequence ATGACTGAAGAGCAATTGTTGCAACAACCTGCCGCCGCCTACATGAACGAACCCCAGCGGCAATTCTTCCGCAACCTGCTGCTGGCCCAGCGCGGCGAGCTGCAAACGCGGATCGAGCAGGAGTTTCGCGCCCTGCGCGAGCAGGAGATACACAGCGACCCCGCCGACATCGGCAGCGCCGAGGAGGAACGTCACTGGCAACTGCGCTCGCTGGAGCGGGAAAAGAAGCTGCTGGACAAGATCGACCAGGCGCTGGAACGCCTGGCCCGGGGCGACTACGGCTGGTGCGAGGAAACCGGCGAGCCGATCGGCCTGCGCCGCCTGCTGCTGCGGCCCACCGCTACCCTGTGCGTCGAGGCCAAGGAGCGCCAGGAACTGCGCGAGCGGCATGTGCGCGACAGCGTCTAG
- a CDS encoding MgtC/SapB family protein, with translation MDWKIFLLRVSVALLLGALIGAERQLRQRLTGLRTNALVSTGACLFVLMTQAVPGMAPTDASRIAAYVVSGIGFLGGGVIMRDGFNVRGLNTAATLWCTAAVGVLCSLGLLLEASLGSLVVLCANILLRDLAQRLDRQDMVPASEVEQRYEVRIVCRAEDEIQVRSLMLHSLSDPGLRLQSLHSEDLADPARLEVRAELLGTPQAPTQLERLVGRVSLEKGVSSVRWQLQAQGLNID, from the coding sequence ATGGATTGGAAAATCTTTCTGCTGCGCGTCAGCGTGGCCCTGCTGCTCGGCGCCTTGATCGGTGCCGAGCGCCAACTGCGCCAGCGCCTGACGGGCCTGCGCACCAACGCCCTGGTCAGCACCGGCGCCTGCCTGTTCGTGCTGATGACCCAGGCCGTGCCGGGCATGGCGCCCACCGATGCCTCGCGCATCGCCGCCTACGTAGTGTCGGGCATCGGTTTTCTCGGCGGTGGCGTGATAATGCGCGACGGCTTCAACGTGCGTGGCCTGAACACCGCTGCCACCCTCTGGTGCACCGCCGCGGTCGGCGTGCTGTGCAGCCTTGGGCTGCTGCTGGAGGCGTCGCTGGGCAGCCTGGTGGTGTTATGCGCCAATATCCTGCTGCGTGACCTCGCCCAACGCCTGGACCGCCAGGACATGGTCCCGGCCAGCGAGGTCGAGCAGCGCTACGAAGTACGCATCGTCTGCCGCGCCGAGGACGAGATCCAGGTGCGCAGCCTGATGTTGCACAGCCTCAGCGATCCGGGCCTGCGCCTGCAGTCGCTGCACAGCGAGGACCTGGCCGACCCGGCACGCCTGGAGGTACGCGCCGAACTGCTCGGCACGCCCCAGGCACCGACCCAGCTCGAGCGCCTGGTCGGCCGCGTGAGCCTGGAGAAAGGCGTCAGCTCGGTGCGCTGGCAGTTGCAGGCTCAGGGCCTGAACATCGACTAG
- a CDS encoding sterol desaturase family protein, with translation MLFNLAVLFGTLVAMEGVGTLAHKYVMHGWGWWLHRSHHEPQLGMLETNDLYLLALGLIAAALVMLGKAGHAPLQWVGGGVAGYGLAYVLAHDGLFHRHWPRAPKPVNRYLKRLYRAHRLHHAVKGRQGSVSFGFFYAPPLRVLKQQLKRRRG, from the coding sequence ATGTTGTTCAATCTCGCCGTGCTGTTCGGCACCCTGGTGGCCATGGAGGGCGTCGGCACGCTGGCCCATAAGTACGTCATGCACGGCTGGGGCTGGTGGCTGCACCGCTCGCACCACGAGCCGCAATTGGGCATGCTGGAAACCAATGACCTCTACCTGCTGGCGCTCGGGCTGATCGCCGCTGCCCTGGTGATGCTGGGCAAGGCCGGGCATGCGCCGCTGCAGTGGGTCGGCGGCGGGGTGGCGGGGTATGGGCTGGCCTACGTGCTGGCCCACGACGGCTTGTTCCACCGTCACTGGCCGCGTGCGCCGAAGCCGGTCAACCGCTACCTCAAGCGCCTGTACCGGGCGCACCGCCTGCACCATGCGGTGAAGGGACGCCAAGGCAGCGTGTCGTTCGGGTTCTTCTACGCACCGCCGTTGCGGGTGTTGAAGCAACAGCTGAAGCGCCGGCGGGGTTGA
- a CDS encoding bile acid:sodium symporter family protein: protein MTASPLLTALLPLALGIIMLGLGLSLTLADFARVVKYPKPVVIGLTCQILLLPLVCFLIANGFGLEAALAVGLMLLAASPGGTTANLFSHLAHGDVALNITLTAVNSLIAILTMPLLVNLSLAWFMESDQAIPLQFAKVMQVFAIVLLPVALGMLIRHWAPRFAARMEKPMKIVAALFLAFTIVLALAKDWQTVVEYAPIVGGAALLFNLLSLAVGYWVPRLLSIPKRQAIAIGMEIGIHNGTLAIALALSPSLLNNATMAVPAAIYSLIMFFTAAGFGWWVSRGQTVENTIERKVAN, encoded by the coding sequence ATGACCGCCTCCCCCTTGCTCACCGCCCTCCTGCCGCTGGCCCTGGGCATCATCATGCTCGGCCTGGGCCTGTCACTGACCCTGGCCGACTTCGCCCGCGTGGTGAAGTACCCCAAGCCCGTGGTGATCGGCCTGACCTGTCAGATTCTGCTGCTACCGCTGGTGTGCTTCCTGATCGCCAACGGTTTCGGCCTGGAGGCGGCGCTGGCGGTAGGCCTGATGCTGCTGGCGGCCTCCCCGGGTGGCACCACCGCCAACCTGTTCAGCCACCTGGCCCACGGCGACGTGGCGCTGAACATCACCCTGACCGCGGTCAACTCGCTGATCGCGATACTCACCATGCCGCTGCTGGTGAATCTGTCGTTGGCCTGGTTCATGGAATCGGACCAGGCCATCCCGCTGCAATTCGCCAAGGTCATGCAGGTGTTCGCCATCGTCCTGCTGCCGGTGGCGCTGGGCATGCTGATCCGTCACTGGGCGCCGCGCTTCGCCGCGCGCATGGAAAAACCGATGAAGATCGTCGCGGCGCTGTTCCTGGCCTTCACCATCGTCCTGGCCCTGGCCAAGGATTGGCAGACCGTGGTCGAGTACGCGCCGATCGTTGGCGGCGCCGCACTGCTGTTCAACCTGCTCAGCCTTGCGGTGGGCTACTGGGTGCCACGTCTGCTGAGCATCCCCAAGCGCCAGGCGATCGCCATCGGCATGGAAATCGGCATCCACAACGGCACCCTGGCCATCGCCCTGGCCCTGAGCCCGTCGCTGCTGAACAACGCGACCATGGCGGTGCCGGCGGCGATCTACAGCCTGATCATGTTCTTCACCGCGGCGGGGTTCGGCTGGTGGGTGAGCCGCGGGCAAACGGTTGAAAACACCATCGAGCGCAAAGTCGCGAACTGA
- a CDS encoding Dyp-type peroxidase, with protein sequence MPFQQGLLATPVPAHARHLFFALDSLEALPAVLDQLLPQVDGQNLILGVGAPLAKALGRQVPGLRSFPQLDAVVENPATQHALWLWLRGAERGELFLRAQALQQALAPALRLVDSVDGFLHRGGHDLTGYEDGTENPVDADAVAAAIVPGDIPGLSGSSFAAFQLWKHDLGYFKSLPQAEQDNIIGRRLSDNEELDDAPESAHVKRTAQESFAPEAFVVRRSVAWTDERGAGLAFVALGFSLDAFEVQLRRMSGLEDGVVDGLYRFSRPLSGGYYWCPPLGEQGADLSLLLG encoded by the coding sequence ATGCCGTTCCAGCAAGGTCTGCTTGCCACCCCGGTGCCGGCCCATGCCCGCCACCTGTTCTTCGCCCTCGATTCCCTGGAGGCGCTGCCGGCCGTACTCGACCAGTTGTTGCCACAGGTCGATGGACAAAACCTGATCCTGGGCGTCGGCGCGCCGTTGGCCAAGGCCCTGGGTCGCCAGGTGCCGGGCCTGCGCAGTTTCCCGCAACTGGACGCGGTGGTGGAGAATCCGGCGACCCAGCACGCCCTGTGGCTGTGGCTGCGCGGTGCCGAGCGCGGCGAGCTGTTCCTGCGCGCCCAGGCCTTGCAGCAGGCGCTGGCGCCGGCCCTGCGCCTGGTCGACAGCGTCGACGGCTTCCTGCACCGCGGCGGCCATGACCTGACCGGCTACGAAGACGGCACCGAGAACCCGGTGGACGCAGACGCCGTTGCCGCCGCCATCGTGCCGGGCGACATCCCCGGCCTGTCGGGTTCGAGCTTTGCCGCCTTCCAGCTGTGGAAGCACGACCTGGGCTACTTCAAGTCGCTGCCCCAGGCCGAGCAGGACAACATCATCGGTCGCCGCCTGAGCGACAACGAAGAGCTCGACGACGCGCCCGAGTCGGCCCACGTCAAGCGCACTGCCCAGGAGAGCTTCGCGCCCGAGGCGTTCGTGGTGCGGCGCTCGGTGGCCTGGACCGATGAGCGCGGCGCGGGCCTGGCGTTCGTCGCCCTGGGCTTCTCGCTGGACGCCTTCGAGGTGCAGCTGCGGCGCATGAGCGGGCTGGAGGATGGCGTGGTCGATGGCCTGTACCGCTTCAGCCGGCCGTTGAGCGGCGGCTATTACTGGTGCCCGCCGCTGGGTGAGCAGGGCGCCGACCTGAGCCTGTTGCTGGGCTGA
- a CDS encoding alginate export family protein, whose product MATALTLLIHGQASPAYELYADEDSHLNADLLAVWGMFNSRHNYDGTPGGSTWREGFIKYGLSGDQGLGGNGSLYGALNWVSSGAWGDGDAGGNQDGSERTTKIEDAYLGWRSGDLFPLLGKDGVDLSGGRQVIRLGNGFLINDDGPNLGKGPADGQLNRGGGFYLGARHAFDRTAVLRLGGKEGLHGSVLWLKSDNRAQAETELAAGTLDYTHDLGTLGLTYIHGIDVTDQWASEFQKAREGMDVYSVRGEGSAGLANTRLAFEYAWQDKRGGHETAWYGEAAYTFADTPWAPQLSYRYTRYSAGWDLLFTGLSSGYGTWIQGEVAGNYAGPFNTNSGIHHVGLKATPRDNLTLGALFFDFDTVRSRDTLNLDAQELDLYVEWAVSEHLIVTPLLGLFKPRKDASNGGNQVGSGTNVYSQLTVAVPF is encoded by the coding sequence ATGGCCACGGCACTGACCCTGCTGATCCATGGCCAGGCCAGCCCGGCCTACGAGCTGTACGCCGACGAAGACAGCCACCTGAACGCAGATCTGCTCGCGGTCTGGGGCATGTTCAACAGCCGCCACAACTACGATGGCACCCCCGGTGGCTCGACCTGGCGCGAGGGTTTCATCAAGTACGGCCTCAGCGGCGACCAGGGTCTGGGCGGCAACGGCAGCTTGTACGGCGCCCTCAACTGGGTCAGCTCAGGCGCCTGGGGCGACGGCGACGCTGGTGGCAACCAGGACGGCTCGGAACGCACCACCAAGATCGAGGACGCCTACCTGGGCTGGCGCTCGGGCGACCTGTTCCCGTTGCTGGGCAAGGATGGCGTCGACCTGTCCGGCGGCCGCCAGGTGATCCGCCTGGGCAACGGCTTCCTGATCAACGACGACGGCCCCAACCTGGGCAAGGGCCCGGCCGACGGCCAGCTCAACCGTGGCGGCGGTTTCTACCTAGGCGCGCGCCACGCCTTCGACCGCACTGCGGTGCTGCGCCTGGGCGGCAAGGAGGGGCTGCATGGCAGTGTGCTGTGGCTCAAGTCCGACAACCGTGCCCAGGCCGAAACCGAGCTGGCGGCCGGCACCCTGGACTACACCCATGACCTGGGTACCCTGGGCCTGACCTATATCCACGGCATCGACGTGACCGACCAGTGGGCCAGCGAATTCCAGAAGGCCCGCGAAGGCATGGATGTCTACAGCGTGCGGGGCGAAGGCAGTGCGGGCCTGGCAAACACCCGCCTGGCCTTCGAATACGCCTGGCAGGACAAGCGCGGCGGGCATGAGACCGCCTGGTACGGCGAAGCGGCCTACACCTTCGCCGACACCCCTTGGGCGCCGCAGCTGAGCTACCGCTACACCCGCTACTCCGCAGGCTGGGACCTGCTGTTCACGGGGCTTTCCAGCGGCTACGGCACCTGGATCCAGGGCGAGGTCGCCGGTAACTACGCTGGGCCGTTCAACACCAATAGCGGCATCCACCATGTCGGCCTGAAGGCCACGCCACGGGACAATCTGACCCTCGGCGCGCTGTTCTTCGACTTCGACACGGTGCGTAGCCGCGACACATTGAACCTCGATGCGCAGGAGCTGGACCTGTATGTGGAATGGGCGGTCAGCGAGCACCTGATCGTCACCCCGCTGCTGGGGCTGTTCAAGCCGCGCAAGGATGCAAGCAATGGCGGCAACCAGGTGGGCAGCGGGACCAACGTTTACAGCCAGCTGACGGTGGCGGTGCCGTTCTGA